A stretch of Streptococcus sp. oral taxon 061 DNA encodes these proteins:
- a CDS encoding trimeric intracellular cation channel family protein, producing the protein MDFDLFLMICNYIGTIAFAASGAIKGFGKRLDIFGISLLAIVTAVGGGILRDSIISRFPSALADPGPIYVSILVAVIMYAFVTSKQANASQEKKFYKWLREAYLIFDSIGLIIFSLIGATALADSKLNLMSAGILACLTGAGGGIIRDLLINEVPSVLKEDIYALLSFVIGIIYYWLAFVLHFPRITAFIILSIVGFVIRLCIIKFKLSLPNMDKKTWN; encoded by the coding sequence ATGGATTTTGACCTATTCCTAATGATTTGTAATTATATTGGGACTATTGCCTTTGCGGCGTCAGGTGCCATTAAAGGATTTGGTAAACGTTTAGATATTTTTGGAATTAGTTTATTGGCAATTGTAACAGCAGTAGGTGGGGGTATTTTAAGAGATTCTATTATCAGTCGTTTTCCATCCGCTCTCGCAGATCCTGGACCGATTTATGTCTCTATTCTAGTAGCTGTTATTATGTATGCCTTTGTGACATCAAAACAAGCCAATGCTAGTCAAGAAAAAAAATTCTATAAGTGGCTGAGAGAAGCTTATCTTATCTTTGATTCGATTGGCTTAATCATCTTTTCCTTGATTGGAGCTACCGCCTTAGCTGATAGTAAATTGAACTTGATGTCTGCAGGGATTTTAGCCTGTTTAACAGGAGCTGGCGGAGGTATCATCCGAGATCTCTTGATTAATGAAGTCCCAAGTGTTCTAAAAGAGGACATCTATGCCCTTCTATCTTTTGTAATTGGCATTATTTATTACTGGTTAGCCTTTGTCCTTCACTTTCCAAGAATCACTGCTTTTATCATTCTCTCAATTGTCGGTTTTGTGATTCGACTCTGTATTATTAAGTTTAAGCTCTCTTTGCCAAATATGGATAAAAAGACTTGGAATTGA
- a CDS encoding putative DNA-binding protein, producing the protein MEIEKTNRMNALFEFYAALLTDKQMNYIELYYADDYSLAEIAEEFGVSRQAVYDNIKRTEKILEDYEMKLHMYSDYIVRSQIFDQIIERYPEDAFLQEQVEILTSIDNRE; encoded by the coding sequence ATGGAAATTGAAAAAACCAATCGAATGAATGCTCTGTTTGAATTTTATGCAGCCCTTTTGACTGATAAGCAGATGAACTATATCGAGCTTTACTATGCAGACGACTATAGTTTAGCTGAAATTGCAGAAGAGTTCGGTGTCAGTCGTCAGGCTGTTTATGATAATATCAAACGTACAGAAAAGATTCTGGAAGATTATGAGATGAAGCTTCATATGTACTCTGATTACATTGTCCGCAGTCAGATTTTTGATCAGATCATTGAGCGCTATCCAGAAGATGCTTTTCTACAAGAGCAAGTTGAGATTTTAACAAGTATTGACAATCGGGAGTAA
- the ffh gene encoding signal recognition particle protein, protein MAFENLTERLQNVFKNLRKKGKITESDIQEATKEIRLALLEADVALPVVKDFIKKVRERAIGHEVIDTLNPAQQIIKIVNEELTEVLGSDTAEIIKSPKIPTIIMMVGLQGAGKTTFAGKLANKLKKEEDARPLMIAADIYRPAAIDQLKTLGQQIDVPVFALGTEVPAVEIVRQGLEQAKANHNDYVLIDTAGRLQIDELLMNELRDVKALAQPNEILLVIDAMIGQEAANVAREFNAQLEVTGVILTKIDGDTRGGAALSVRHITGKPIKFTGTGEKITDIETFHPDRMASRILGMGDMLTLIEKASQEYDEQKALEMAEKMRENTFDFNDFIDQLDQVQNMGPMEDLLKMIPGMANNPAVQNMKVDEKQIARKRAIVSSMTPEERENPDLLTPSRRRRIAAGSGNTFIDVNKFIKDFNQAKQLMQGVMSGDMNKMMKQMGINPNNLPKNMPGGMDMSALEGMMGQGGMPDMSALGGAGMPDMSQMFGGGLKGKIGEFAMKQSMKRMANKMKKAKKKRK, encoded by the coding sequence ATGGCATTTGAAAATTTAACAGAACGTTTACAGAACGTCTTTAAAAATCTACGTAAAAAAGGAAAAATCACAGAGAGTGATATCCAAGAAGCAACCAAGGAAATTCGTCTGGCTCTTTTAGAAGCCGACGTTGCTCTTCCAGTTGTCAAGGATTTTATCAAAAAAGTTCGTGAACGTGCGATTGGGCACGAAGTCATTGATACCCTCAATCCAGCTCAACAAATCATCAAGATTGTTAATGAAGAGTTGACGGAAGTTCTTGGTTCTGATACAGCTGAGATTATCAAGTCTCCTAAGATTCCTACAATCATCATGATGGTTGGTTTGCAGGGGGCTGGTAAAACAACCTTCGCTGGAAAACTTGCTAACAAACTCAAAAAAGAAGAGGATGCTCGTCCTCTGATGATTGCGGCCGACATCTATCGTCCTGCAGCTATTGACCAGCTTAAAACACTAGGACAACAAATTGATGTTCCTGTCTTTGCTCTTGGAACTGAAGTTCCTGCAGTGGAGATTGTTCGCCAAGGTTTGGAGCAAGCTAAAGCCAACCATAACGACTATGTTTTGATTGATACGGCCGGTCGTTTGCAAATTGACGAACTTCTCATGAACGAGCTCCGTGATGTTAAAGCTCTTGCTCAACCAAATGAAATCCTTCTCGTCATCGATGCCATGATTGGTCAAGAAGCTGCAAACGTTGCGCGTGAATTTAACGCCCAATTAGAAGTTACCGGTGTCATCCTTACCAAGATTGATGGTGATACTCGTGGTGGTGCTGCCCTTTCTGTTCGTCACATTACTGGAAAACCAATCAAATTCACTGGTACTGGTGAAAAGATTACCGACATTGAAACCTTCCACCCTGACCGTATGGCAAGCCGTATTCTCGGTATGGGAGATATGCTGACTCTGATTGAGAAAGCTTCCCAAGAATACGATGAGCAAAAAGCCCTTGAAATGGCTGAAAAAATGCGTGAAAATACCTTTGATTTCAACGATTTCATTGATCAGTTGGATCAGGTACAAAATATGGGACCAATGGAAGATTTGCTCAAGATGATTCCTGGTATGGCCAACAATCCAGCTGTCCAAAACATGAAGGTGGATGAAAAACAAATAGCTCGCAAACGTGCTATCGTGTCTTCTATGACTCCTGAAGAACGTGAAAATCCAGATTTGCTCACTCCAAGCCGTCGTCGTCGTATTGCAGCTGGTTCTGGTAATACCTTTATCGATGTCAACAAGTTCATCAAAGACTTTAACCAAGCTAAACAACTCATGCAAGGTGTCATGTCTGGTGACATGAACAAGATGATGAAGCAAATGGGCATCAACCCTAACAACCTTCCTAAAAACATGCCTGGTGGCATGGATATGTCCGCCCTTGAAGGTATGATGGGACAAGGTGGCATGCCGGATATGTCTGCTCTCGGAGGAGCTGGAATGCCCGATATGAGCCAGATGTTTGGTGGAGGTCTCAAGGGTAAAATCGGTGAATTTGCCATGAAACAATCCATGAAACGCATGGCCAACAAAATGAAAAAAGCTAAGAAAAAACGCAAATAA
- a CDS encoding Cof-type HAD-IIB family hydrolase, with amino-acid sequence MIKLVATDMDGTFLDEAGQFDMERLKKLLHSYKEKGIYFAVASGRGLLSLEKHFSDVKDEIIFIAENGSLVRFHGQDLYEATMPRDFYLSTFEKLKTSPYFDEKKMLLTGKKACYVLDTVDETYLMFSHHYNENIQKVAKLEDITDEIFKFTTNFTEETVEAGEAWVNEHVPGVKAMTTGFESIDIVLDYVDKGVAIVELAKKLNLDMDQVMAFGDNLNDLHMMQVVGHPVAPENARPEILELAETVIGHHKDQSVIAYMEGL; translated from the coding sequence ATGATTAAACTAGTCGCAACTGATATGGACGGGACTTTTCTGGATGAAGCTGGCCAATTTGATATGGAACGTTTAAAAAAGCTTCTCCATTCTTATAAAGAAAAAGGGATTTACTTTGCTGTAGCTTCTGGCCGCGGTCTTTTGTCGCTTGAAAAGCATTTTTCGGATGTCAAAGATGAGATTATTTTCATTGCTGAAAATGGGAGTCTGGTTCGTTTTCATGGACAAGACCTCTATGAAGCGACCATGCCTAGAGATTTTTACCTATCAACTTTTGAAAAGCTAAAGACATCACCTTATTTTGATGAAAAGAAGATGCTCCTAACAGGTAAAAAAGCATGCTATGTTCTAGATACGGTTGATGAAACCTATCTCATGTTTAGTCATCATTACAATGAGAATATTCAAAAAGTAGCCAAACTTGAAGATATCACCGATGAAATTTTCAAATTCACAACTAACTTTACAGAAGAGACAGTAGAAGCTGGCGAAGCTTGGGTTAATGAACATGTGCCTGGTGTTAAGGCAATGACGACAGGTTTTGAATCCATTGATATTGTTCTTGATTATGTGGATAAGGGAGTTGCGATTGTCGAATTGGCTAAGAAGTTAAATCTAGATATGGACCAAGTGATGGCTTTTGGTGATAATCTTAATGATCTTCACATGATGCAAGTTGTAGGGCACCCAGTCGCACCTGAAAATGCCCGTCCAGAGATTTTGGAACTAGCTGAAACAGTTATCGGTCACCATAAGGACCAATCTGTTATCGCTTATATGGAGGGGTTATAA
- the smc gene encoding chromosome segregation protein SMC has product MYLKEIEIQGFKSFADKTKVVFDQGVTAVVGPNGSGKSNITESLRWALGESSVKSLRGGKMPDVIFAGTESRKPLNYASVVVTLDNQDGFIKDSGQEIKVERHIYRTGDSEYKIDGKKVRLRDIHDLFLDTGLGRDSFSIISQGKVEEIFNSKPEERRAIFEEAAGVLKYKTRRKETESKLQQTQDNLDRLEDIIYELDNQIKPLEKQAATARKFIDLDSQRKGIYLDVLVAQIQANKAELNLTEEELNQVQELLTSYYQKRESLELENQSLKKQRQDLQAEMAKDQTSLMDLTALISDLERKLALSKLETEQVALNQQEAQARLASLDEKRNVLIQEKEEKEANLSQLEENLAVNTKEINRLEAELVAFSDDPDQMIEQLRERFVAFLQEEADVSNQLTRIENDLENSRQQTQKQEEQLESLKEQLASAKSKASEQETALKSAKEKVQTLLADYQTNAKQEEEQKQAYQSQQNQLFDRLDSLKNKQAKAQSLENILKNHSNFYAGVKSVLQEKNRLGGIVGAVSEHLTFDVRYQTALEIALGASSQHIIVEDEQAATKAIDFLKRNRAGRATFLPLTTIKARSISGQNQDVIASSPGFLGMADELVTFDAKHEAIFKNLLATTAIFDTVEHARDAARKVRYQVRMVTLDGTELRTGGSYAGGANRQNNSIFIKPELEQLQKEIAKEEKILGQEEENLKSLQENLTALAQTLEIIKSQGEQARIEEQGLYLAYQQTCQQVEELETLLELQEKELNNLRGGDWQAEKEKCQERLAVISTEKQKLESEIEEIKSNKNAIQERYQSLQDKLSQERLLKTEMIGRKRYEVADIERINKELEYLDMEQDEIERLLQEKVDNLEKVDTELLTKQETEAKSQKEEIQQGLIRKQFELDDIEGQLDDIASHLEQARQQNEEWIRKQTRAEATKEKITDRLRYLQGQLTEEYQISYTEALEQANQLEDLAIAEQKVKDLEKAIRSLGPVNLDAIEQFDEVHERLEFLNSQRDDILSAKNLLLETITEMNDEVKERFKSTFEAIRESFKVTFKQMFGGGQADLILTEGDLLTAGVEISVQPPGKKIQSLNLMSGGEKALSALALLFSIIRVKTIPFVILDEVEAALDEANVKRFGDYLNRFDKDSQFIVVTHRKGTMAAADSIYGVTMQESGVSKIVSVKLKDLENMDA; this is encoded by the coding sequence ATGTATTTAAAAGAAATTGAGATTCAGGGGTTTAAGTCCTTCGCTGACAAAACCAAGGTTGTCTTTGACCAAGGAGTAACAGCAGTTGTAGGACCCAATGGTTCTGGAAAATCTAACATCACAGAAAGTTTACGCTGGGCTCTTGGGGAATCCAGTGTCAAAAGTCTTCGTGGCGGGAAGATGCCAGATGTTATCTTTGCAGGAACAGAAAGTAGAAAACCATTAAACTATGCTTCTGTAGTTGTTACTCTAGATAACCAGGATGGTTTCATCAAGGATTCAGGACAGGAAATCAAGGTGGAGCGTCACATCTATCGTACGGGAGATAGTGAATACAAGATTGATGGGAAAAAAGTCCGTCTTCGTGATATTCATGATCTTTTCTTAGATACCGGACTTGGTCGCGACTCCTTCTCTATTATTTCCCAAGGGAAGGTTGAAGAAATCTTCAACTCTAAACCTGAGGAACGTCGCGCAATCTTTGAAGAAGCTGCCGGAGTTTTAAAATATAAAACTCGTCGCAAAGAGACGGAAAGCAAACTTCAACAAACTCAAGACAATTTAGACCGCTTGGAAGATATCATCTATGAGTTAGACAATCAAATCAAGCCCTTAGAAAAGCAAGCAGCAACAGCTCGTAAATTTATAGACTTGGACAGTCAGCGTAAAGGCATCTACTTAGATGTTTTAGTTGCACAAATTCAAGCCAATAAGGCTGAATTGAATTTAACAGAAGAAGAATTAAACCAAGTTCAAGAACTGTTGACTAGTTATTATCAAAAACGCGAGTCACTAGAACTTGAAAATCAATCTCTCAAGAAGCAGAGACAAGATTTACAAGCAGAGATGGCTAAAGATCAAACTAGTTTGATGGATTTGACTGCTCTAATCAGTGATTTAGAACGGAAATTGGCCTTGTCTAAACTGGAGACAGAGCAGGTTGCTCTCAATCAACAAGAGGCTCAAGCTCGTTTAGCTAGTTTGGATGAAAAGAGAAATGTTCTTATTCAAGAGAAGGAAGAAAAAGAAGCAAATCTCAGTCAGTTAGAAGAAAATCTTGCAGTCAATACCAAGGAGATCAATCGTTTAGAAGCTGAGTTAGTAGCATTTTCTGATGATCCAGATCAGATGATTGAGCAATTGCGTGAGCGCTTTGTTGCTTTCTTGCAGGAAGAAGCGGATGTCTCTAACCAATTGACACGGATTGAAAATGATCTTGAAAATAGTCGCCAACAGACTCAAAAGCAAGAAGAACAATTGGAGTCCTTGAAGGAACAATTAGCTTCTGCCAAATCTAAGGCAAGTGAACAAGAAACTGCTCTTAAATCAGCAAAAGAAAAAGTACAGACCTTGCTTGCTGACTATCAGACGAATGCTAAACAGGAAGAAGAACAAAAGCAGGCTTATCAAAGTCAGCAAAATCAACTTTTTGACCGCCTAGATAGTTTGAAAAACAAGCAGGCCAAGGCGCAAAGTCTGGAAAACATTCTTAAAAACCATAGTAATTTCTATGCGGGTGTTAAAAGTGTTCTACAAGAAAAAAATCGCCTGGGCGGTATTGTCGGAGCGGTCAGTGAACATTTAACTTTTGATGTTCGTTATCAAACAGCCCTTGAAATTGCCCTCGGAGCAAGTAGCCAACATATCATCGTTGAAGACGAACAGGCTGCGACTAAGGCTATCGACTTCCTTAAACGAAACCGAGCTGGTCGTGCGACCTTCCTACCTTTGACAACCATCAAGGCTCGTAGCATTTCTGGTCAGAACCAAGATGTGATTGCCTCAAGTCCAGGTTTTCTTGGAATGGCAGATGAATTGGTTACTTTTGATGCTAAGCATGAAGCTATATTTAAAAACTTGCTTGCTACAACTGCAATCTTTGATACGGTAGAGCATGCGCGTGATGCAGCTCGTAAGGTACGCTATCAGGTTCGGATGGTAACCCTCGATGGTACAGAATTGCGAACAGGTGGTTCTTATGCTGGTGGTGCCAATCGTCAAAATAACAGTATTTTCATCAAGCCTGAATTGGAGCAATTGCAAAAAGAAATTGCTAAGGAAGAGAAGATTCTTGGTCAGGAAGAAGAAAATCTGAAATCACTTCAAGAAAACTTGACTGCTCTCGCTCAAACTTTGGAAATCATTAAGTCCCAAGGAGAGCAAGCTCGAATAGAGGAGCAAGGCTTATATCTGGCTTATCAACAAACTTGCCAACAAGTCGAAGAACTCGAAACACTTTTAGAACTTCAGGAAAAAGAATTAAACAATCTCAGAGGTGGAGATTGGCAAGCTGAAAAAGAAAAATGCCAAGAACGTCTTGCAGTTATTTCAACTGAAAAGCAAAAGCTGGAGTCTGAGATTGAAGAAATTAAGTCCAATAAAAATGCGATTCAAGAACGTTATCAAAGCTTGCAGGATAAACTTTCTCAAGAACGTCTGCTCAAAACAGAAATGATAGGGCGAAAACGTTACGAAGTTGCAGATATTGAACGGATTAACAAAGAGCTTGAATACCTTGATATGGAGCAAGATGAAATCGAACGCCTTCTCCAAGAAAAGGTAGACAATCTTGAAAAGGTTGATACGGAACTTTTGACCAAGCAGGAAACAGAAGCTAAGAGTCAGAAGGAAGAAATTCAACAAGGGCTTATTCGCAAGCAGTTTGAGCTGGATGATATTGAAGGTCAATTGGATGATATTGCTAGTCATTTAGAACAAGCTCGTCAGCAAAATGAAGAATGGATTCGTAAGCAAACACGTGCAGAAGCAACCAAAGAGAAGATTACGGACCGCCTTCGCTATCTTCAGGGTCAACTGACTGAAGAATACCAGATTAGTTATACAGAAGCTTTGGAGCAAGCTAATCAGTTGGAAGATTTAGCAATCGCTGAACAAAAGGTCAAGGATCTAGAAAAAGCCATTCGTTCACTTGGTCCAGTCAATTTGGATGCCATTGAACAGTTTGACGAAGTTCACGAACGCTTGGAATTCTTAAATAGTCAGCGTGATGACATTCTTTCTGCCAAAAATCTTCTTCTTGAAACCATTACAGAGATGAACGATGAAGTGAAGGAACGATTCAAATCAACCTTTGAAGCTATTCGTGAATCCTTCAAAGTGACCTTCAAGCAGATGTTTGGTGGTGGTCAAGCGGACCTAATCTTGACCGAGGGAGATTTATTGACAGCAGGTGTTGAAATCTCTGTTCAACCGCCAGGAAAGAAAATCCAATCCCTCAACCTCATGAGTGGTGGAGAGAAGGCCTTGTCAGCTCTTGCTTTGCTTTTCTCAATTATTCGTGTCAAGACCATTCCATTTGTTATTTTGGATGAAGTAGAGGCTGCACTCGATGAAGCTAACGTTAAACGCTTTGGGGATTATCTTAACCGATTTGACAAGGATAGCCAGTTTATCGTTGTTACCCACCGTAAGGGAACCATGGCAGCCGCAGACTCTATTTATGGGGTAACCATGCAAGAATCTGGTGTTTCTAAGATTGTATCTGTTAAACTAAAAGATTTAGAAAATATGGATGCTTAG
- a CDS encoding RluA family pseudouridine synthase — MEIKIETGGIRLDKALSDLTELSRSLANEQIKSGQVLVNGQVKKAKYTVQEGDVITYQVPEPEVLEYVAEDIPLEIIYQDEDVAVVNKPQGMVVHPSAGHTSGTLVNALMYHIKDLSGINGVIRPGIVHRIDKDTSGLLMIAKNDEAHIALAQELKDKKSLRKYWAIVHGNLPNDRGVIEAPIGRSEKDRKKQAVTAKGKPAVTRFQVLERFGDYSLLELQLETGRTHQIRVHMAYIGHPVAGDKVYGLRKTLKGHGQFLHAKTLGFTHPRTGETMEFTADIPEIFKQTLEKLRNN; from the coding sequence ATGGAAATTAAAATTGAAACCGGCGGGATACGCCTAGATAAGGCTTTGTCAGATTTGACAGAATTGTCTCGTAGTCTCGCCAATGAACAAATCAAGTCTGGTCAAGTCCTGGTCAACGGCCAGGTTAAGAAAGCCAAGTATACGGTCCAAGAGGGGGATGTCATCACCTATCAAGTTCCCGAACCAGAGGTTTTAGAGTATGTAGCTGAAGATATTCCTTTAGAAATCATTTATCAAGATGAGGATGTAGCAGTAGTCAACAAACCTCAAGGCATGGTTGTTCATCCAAGTGCTGGTCATACCAGTGGTACCTTGGTGAATGCTCTCATGTATCATATCAAAGACTTATCAGGAATCAATGGTGTGATACGTCCAGGGATTGTCCATCGTATCGATAAGGACACATCTGGGCTTTTGATGATTGCCAAAAATGATGAAGCGCACATCGCACTTGCTCAAGAATTGAAGGACAAGAAATCTCTTCGTAAGTATTGGGCCATCGTTCATGGAAATCTTCCAAATGACCGAGGTGTTATTGAGGCGCCGATTGGTCGTAGCGAAAAAGACCGCAAGAAACAAGCTGTGACTGCTAAAGGAAAACCAGCAGTGACACGTTTCCAAGTCTTAGAACGCTTTGGTGACTATTCTTTATTAGAGTTGCAATTGGAAACAGGACGAACTCATCAAATCCGTGTGCACATGGCTTATATCGGCCATCCTGTAGCTGGGGATAAGGTTTATGGACTTCGTAAAACCCTAAAGGGACATGGACAATTTCTCCATGCCAAAACGCTAGGATTTACTCATCCAAGAACCGGTGAAACTATGGAATTTACTGCTGATATTCCAGAAATATTCAAGCAAACCTTGGAGAAACTTAGAAATAACTAA
- a CDS encoding HD family hydrolase, producing the protein MSNLKNSVDFIKEIEKLKSVTRFNRTLDGRFENSAEHSWQGAIAAIVLQDYYPEKLKMEKVISMLLIHDLGEIYAGDTWVFDDKKKVHSHDRELESIEKTMSLLPEEKYLNMKNLWLEFEKGQSAEARYARVIDALVPLINHLEVSELNYNPDNITADMVLEKKKFIKSESEELWKLTEDLIQESVERGLYL; encoded by the coding sequence ATGAGTAATTTAAAGAATTCAGTCGATTTTATTAAAGAAATAGAGAAGTTAAAGTCAGTAACAAGATTTAATAGAACCCTTGATGGAAGATTTGAAAATAGTGCCGAGCATTCTTGGCAAGGTGCTATAGCTGCTATAGTTCTTCAAGATTATTATCCTGAAAAGTTAAAAATGGAAAAAGTTATTTCTATGTTATTGATTCATGATTTAGGTGAGATTTATGCCGGAGATACTTGGGTTTTTGATGATAAAAAAAAGGTTCATTCTCATGATAGAGAGTTAGAATCTATAGAAAAAACAATGAGCCTCCTTCCAGAAGAGAAATATTTGAATATGAAAAATTTGTGGTTGGAATTTGAAAAAGGACAGAGTGCTGAAGCAAGATATGCAAGAGTAATCGATGCATTGGTACCACTGATAAATCACTTAGAAGTGTCAGAATTAAATTATAACCCTGATAATATCACTGCAGACATGGTATTAGAAAAGAAAAAGTTCATAAAAAGTGAATCAGAAGAATTATGGAAACTGACGGAAGATTTGATTCAGGAAAGTGTGGAAAGGGGCTTATATTTATAA
- the rnc gene encoding ribonuclease III: MKELETVLEQRFGLVFSDKQLLETAFTHTSYANEHRLLKISHNERLEFLGDAVLQLLISEYLYKKYPKKPEGDLSKLRAMIVREESLAGFARDCQFDQFIKLGKGEEKSGGRNRDTILGDAFEAFLGALLLDKDLLTVKEFIYQVMIPKVEAGDFEMIKDYKTHLQELLQVNGDVDIRYQVISEIGPAHDKMFEVEVLVEGQSLGRGQGRSKKLAEQEAAKNAVEEGLDSCI, from the coding sequence ATGAAAGAATTAGAAACCGTGTTAGAGCAACGTTTTGGGCTTGTTTTTTCAGATAAACAATTACTTGAAACAGCTTTTACTCACACTAGTTATGCCAATGAGCACCGCCTCTTAAAAATTTCACACAATGAACGCTTGGAATTTTTAGGAGACGCTGTTCTGCAATTATTGATTTCAGAATATCTGTACAAAAAATATCCTAAAAAACCAGAAGGTGACCTATCTAAACTCCGTGCCATGATTGTACGTGAAGAGAGTTTGGCTGGTTTTGCCCGTGACTGCCAGTTTGACCAGTTTATCAAGCTAGGAAAGGGAGAGGAAAAATCTGGAGGCCGTAATCGAGATACCATCTTGGGAGATGCTTTCGAAGCCTTTTTGGGTGCCCTGCTTTTAGATAAGGATCTACTTACGGTAAAAGAGTTTATCTATCAGGTCATGATACCGAAGGTTGAGGCTGGTGATTTTGAGATGATTAAAGACTACAAGACTCACCTCCAAGAATTACTCCAAGTCAATGGTGATGTCGATATTCGTTATCAGGTGATTTCAGAGATTGGACCTGCCCATGATAAGATGTTTGAGGTTGAAGTCCTCGTCGAGGGTCAAAGTTTAGGTAGGGGTCAAGGACGATCTAAAAAATTGGCCGAACAAGAAGCCGCTAAAAATGCAGTTGAGGAAGGACTGGATTCATGTATTTAA